CGGCAACGGGGACGTCGTCCCCCAGAGCCCCATAGGCCTCAGTCACGGCAGCGGCGATTTCGGGCGGGATGTCCGCGGCACGGATGGCTTCCCGTGCCCGGCCAGCGAGCGCAGCCAGCTCCGGCAGCCGGTCTGCAGGCGTGGACTCCAGCTCCCGAAGGACCTCTCCGAGGGGTCCTGCATCAGTTTGCGTTTGTGGGGCGGTGGCCAGCCGGTAGGCGTCGGTGGTCAGGCAAAAGCCGTCCGGCACCAGCAGTCCTCCGCTCATCAGCTCGCCAAGGTTTGCTGCTTTGCCGCCGACCAGCGGCACCATTCCGGCGTTGATGTGGCCCAGGTCCAGGACCAGCTTCCCGTCCGGAACCCCGGTTCCCGTCTCTTGGGGTGCTTCTCCTGTTGTGCGTGCGGAATGATCGGGTGCTGCAGCGGATTCAGGCATCGCACGCCTCCTGTTGACGCAGCGGGAAGTTTAGGCGGCGCCGAGGATGGGACCGAAACTTGCTCTGTCAGCGAGCCGCAGGTCCTCACGGTCCGGCACAACCATGACCGGCCCCTTGGCATGGTGAAGTACTCCGTCGGAGGTGGATCCGAGAAGCATCCCGGTGAATCCGCCACGGCCGCGGGTGCCTACGACCACGAGTTCCACATGTTTGCTGGCCTCCACGAGAACTTCGACGGGTGAGCCGTCCTTCAGCTCAGACTCCATGGAAAGGTGCGGATAATGGCTCTTGAGCCAGGTCATGCCTGCATCCAGCTGCATACGGATATCCGCGAAGAGAGCCTTGCGGTCCATGGGCGCGGGAACCCACGCCAGAGATCCGCTGTACTGCGGAACGGCGCAGACCACGCGCAGGGTTGCGCCCATCCGCTCCGCCTGCGATGCCGCCTCCAGGACCGCCACGCGCGCCTGCTCGGAACCGTCCACACCCACCACCACCACGTTCTCTACGCGCTGGTGCCCCATTTTCGCCTGCTCCGCCTTGATCCGTTTATCCTCGGTGGTTTCCCCCAGCCTGTCCGCGCAGATGAGCGGGACAGTCACCGTTGGACACTTGGCATGGGCAGGCAGTGCGCTGCTTACCGACCCCAGAAGGCGGCCCACGAAACCGCCCCGGCCGCGCGTGCCGAAGACCAGGAGCTCGGCCGTTTCGGACATCTCCAGCAGCACGCCCGAGGCGTCTCCATTCTCAACGGAGGCATCGACGTCGACGCTGTAGCCCGAGACCTTGTCCACGGCCTGCCTGACGATCGCTTCGGCGCCTTCGCGGATCACCGAATCATCCACCGTGGCGTAGCCGCCGTCCAGGCCTGAGGCGGCAAAGATGGGCACGGAATATGCCGTCACGATATGCAGCGGGCGGCGCCTGCGCTCGGCTTCACGGGCCGCCCAAACGAGGGCACACTGACCATGGTCCGAACCGTCCACGCCGACAACGATCCCGCGGGGAGCAGCAGAATTGCCACCGCTGTCCCGGTCCCGATGCGTTTCCTGTGCGCCCATGGGGTCGCCTCCTCGCGATACTGCCTGATGTTGCGGCTATTCTGCCAGAAGCGGACCTGTTTCCCGCGTATGAGCCTTCAGCACGCACGCGGCCAGGCGAAGCCCGCCTCCACTTCTCACTATTCTCGGTACACGTTTACTTAGCAAGGAGTTATCCACAGCCCCTTACCTGCGGGGATGAGAGCGCGAACATCCAGTATGAAGAATGTTTGGGTTTGGGCTATCCCTGTCAGTAATTGTTCTGTAGTCTTCAAGCCATCGCTGGTCCGGGATGATGTCTGTCAGAAGACGTCCCGGCCAGGTACTGCGGCCGCACTTTGGGGGTAACGGAACGCGTGCAGGGCAACGATGCCTGCCAGCTGACTGTTTCGAAGGAGGAAAACTGTAGTGTCAAGCACGCCTATGAATGTCGGGACCGAACAGACCACCACGGTGGTCATTGGCACGGGCCTTTCCGGCCTCGCCGTCGCCGCAGAACTCCGCCGGCGGGGTGTGGACTCCATCGTGGTGGACGGACTCGACATCCTGGGCGCCGGGCAACCGGCTAACACAGCTTCACTCCAGCGCTGCGATGCAGCAGACTCAGACTCCCTCCGGGAGCGGAATGAAATCCTCCGCCACCTCCGCATCTACGCTGCCAGCCACGGCATGGATGTCCGCAACACCACACGGGCGGTCCAGCTGACAATGGTGGGCGGGGCGCCCACCGGCCCCACCGATGAACCCTTTGTCCGCCAGTGGGAAGTCCACACCCCCACGGGTATCCTGCTGGCTGATCACATTGTGCTGACCCGCTGCGCCCACAGCCAGCTCCGGCGGATGCTCAATGACTTCGGAATCACAGTGGGCCGTAACCTGGTGTCCGCGATGCGGGCAATCGGCATCTACCTTGTGGGTGTTGGCGAGCTCATCACCCCGTCCCCGAAGGAAGTTCTGCGCCAGGCAAAAACAGTGGGCCAGGCTATCTCCGCGAAAGTCAACCCGGAAAACACGCCAAACCTCCTCACCGGCAGCCTCGCCATCCTGCCCGCTTGATCGCCATCCTGCCTGATTAATTCAACCGGCCGCCTCAACGCGGCGCCGGGCTTGGTTCAGCCGGCGTCTTCGCCTGGTCCTTCACTGCCGGCACCCGGTCCTTCACTGCCGGCGAGCCGGCGCTTCGCCATGATCCCGATGGCTACCAGCAAACCGATGGCCACTGCCGCGAAGACCACAAGGCTCCAAGGGAACGGCTGCGACGCGTCGCCGACGGGGGCGGGCGACTCGGTTGTTCCAGGACGGGCGGTCCCCATGCTCGGAACGACAGCGGGCGCCGTCGAACTTCCCGAAGTTGAACTTCCCGGACTTGAACTTCCCGAAGGGGTCGCGCCCGGAACTGCCCCTGCCGTTGCCGTGAAGCTGAACGTCCCCTCGAGGGGGTGGGAATCCGAACCGGCGACGCGCCACGTGACCGTGTATTTGCCTGCCGGGCCGCCGGGCCTGAGTTGCTGGGAGGCCACCTTGTCCACGATTTTGACGGGGCCGTCCGACCATTCAGCGCCGCCGGCATCCTTGATGGAGAACCGGGCGCCGATGCCCTGCGGGGTGTTGTTGAAGGTGACACTCACCTTCTCCGGCGGCACGCCCACCGTGGCATCCGGCGCCGGGCTGCTCGATTCGGCGGAATCGTGGGCGGAAGCCGGACCGGCCGCACCGAGAAAGGCAGCTGCGAACACGGCTGTTCCGAGCACAATTTTGAACAACTGGCGGCGGATGGAACGCATGCTGGGACTGCTCCTTGTGTTGGCTTCCTTACAGAGTAGGCGAATGTGCCGGATTGCTCCGTTCGCTCCCCATAGGATTCAGGTATCCCCATAGACTCCCCGGAGGATTCATGCTCAAGCAAGGCTCTGCCCTGGACCGGTACTTTAAGGTCACTGAACGGGGGTCCAACCTGTCCCGCGAGATCCGCGGCGGGTTTGCCACGTTCTTCGCCATGAGCTACATCGTGGTGCTCAACCCGCTCATTCTCTCCGGCGCTGACTCCAACGGCACCACCCTGGGCTTCGCCGCGGTAGCCGCCGTGACAGCATTGGTGGCCGGTATCCTCACCATCCTCATGGGCGCCTGGGGAAGGCACCCTTTTGCCCTGGCGACAGGGCTGGGCGTCAACGCCTTCGTCGCCGTAACCGTGGCAACCAACCCGGGACTCAGCTGGCCGGACATGATGGGACTGGTGGTGATTTCCGGAGTCACCATGCTGATCCTGGTCCTCACCGGGTTCCGGACCGCCGTCTTCAGGGCAGTCCCGGAGGGCCTCAAGACCGCGATCGTGGTGGGCATCGGGCTGTTCATCGCCCTGATCGGCTTGGTTAACGCGGGCTTTGTCCGCCGGATCCCCGACGCTGCGGGCACGACGGTGCCGGTTGGCCTGGGCTTCGATGGCAAGCTCCTGGGCTGGCCCACTGCGGTGTTTGTGTTCGGCCTGGTCCTCACCATCGCCCTGGTGGTCCGCAAGGTCAAGGGAGCCATCCTGATCGGCATCATTTCCTCCACAGTCATCTCCGTGCTCCTGGAAGGAACGCTGCACATCGGACCGAGCGTCCAGCAGGATAAGCCCTTCAACCCCCAGGGCTGGTCCCTGGTGGCGCCGCAGTTCACCGATTGGGCGGCCCCGGACCTGTCCCTGATCGGCAAGGCCAATCCCTTCGGCGCCTTCGGGCACCTGGGTTTCGTTGCTGCCACGCTGCTGGCTTTTGTGATCCTGCTGAGCATCTTCTTCGACGCAATGGGAACCATGGTTGGACTGGCCAACGAGGCCGGCACGGTGGACCGGCACGGCAACATCCCCGACGTTGACCGTGTGCTCCAGGTGGACGCCCTCGGCGCCATCCTCGGCGGAGGCGCTTCGGTCTCCTCCAACCAGATCTACGTGGAGGCCGGCGCAGGGATCGGCGAGGGCGCCCGGACCGGGGTGGCATCCATCGTCACCGGCCTGCTGTTCCTCGTGGCCATGTTCTTCACCCCGCTCATCAACCTGGTCCCGTTCGAGGCGGTTGCTCCCGCGCTGGTGGTGGTGGGCTTCATGATGGTCTCCCAGGTGGGCAAGATCGACTGGCGGGACTGGGGAATCGCGATCCCGGCGTTCCTGACCCTGACCCTGATGCCGTTCACCTACTCCATCGCCAACGGCCTGGGTGCCGGTTTCATCGCGTACGTCCTGATCAGCACCGTCCAAGGCAGAATCCGCGACATCCACCCGCTGATGTGGGCAGTGGCGGCCGCGTTCCTGCTCTTTTTCTCGGTGGGAACCATCGAAGCTGCCCTCGGGATGCACTAAAGGCACTCTCCGGCAGGCGGCCTTCCGCATTTTAGGCCGGTTCCGGTATTCCAGACAGGACGACGGCGGCGCTGCTGGCATTCGCTGCAGCCATGGGGTGAGCTTGGAGCATGGCTTTTCCCGCGCTCACCATCGATATCCCGCCGCAGCCCTGGACGGGGAGGTTCGACGGCGAAACCGATGAGCACCGCCGCTGGTGGCAGGCGGTGTCGCGCTACTCGCCGGGGGCGTCGGGGGCGACGGCTGCTGCCCGGGCAACGCCGGATTCATTGCGGCCTGCCGTGCTCCTGGGATTCGCGAGCGATGAAGGCGTGCGTCGTAACAAGGGCCGGCCGGGCGCGGCCCTGGCCCCGGCAGCCCTCCGCGCGGCCTTGGGTCCGCTGGCGTTCCACCTTGAGCGGACAGTGTCCGACGCCGGCGATGTGGCGGTCTCCGACGGGGCACTGGAAGCGGGGCAGGCCCGGGCGGGGCTGGCTATCACGTCAATGCTCGACGCCGGCAGGCTCACCGTGGTGCTCGGCGGCGGGCATGAGACCGCGTTCGCCAGCTACCTCGGACTCGCCGGCTCCGAAGCGGTCCGCTCCGGGAAGCGGCTGGGCATCCTGAACCTGGACGCCCACTTCGATCTCCGTGAGGCGCCTGTGCCCAGTTCCGGCACCCCGTTCCTCCAGATGGCGGAGGCGGAAGCCGCCGCGGGACGCGAATTCCGGTACGCCGTCGTCGGCATTTCCGAACCGAACAACACCCGGGCGCTCTTCAACACCGCACGGCGGCTGGGCGTTAGCTACCTCCTGGATGAAGACTGCGAGGCAGAGCGGGTGCGGACGTTCGTTGCTGAGTTCCTCGACGGCGTGGACATGCTGTACCTGACCATCGATCTCGATGTCCTTCCGGCCGCGGTGGCTCCCGGGGTGAGCGCTCCTGCTGCCTACGGCGTGCCGCTGGCCGTCATCAGCGCTGTCTGCCGGCAAGTGGCACGGAGCGGGAAGCTGCTGCATGTGGACGTGGCAGAGCTGAACCCTGCCTTCGACATTGACGGCCGCACCGCCAGGGTTGCGGCGCGGCTGGTGAGCACCCTGCTCCAGTAGAACCACCCTTGAGGACTCAGGCGCCTTTAAGGACGTAGCGCCGTTCGGGCCTGCCGGCACCGTACTTGAGCCGGACCTCAAGCGCCCCCTCGTCGTACAGATACTCAAGGTACCGGCGCGCACTCACACGG
Above is a window of Arthrobacter pascens DNA encoding:
- the hutG gene encoding formimidoylglutamase; this encodes MAFPALTIDIPPQPWTGRFDGETDEHRRWWQAVSRYSPGASGATAAARATPDSLRPAVLLGFASDEGVRRNKGRPGAALAPAALRAALGPLAFHLERTVSDAGDVAVSDGALEAGQARAGLAITSMLDAGRLTVVLGGGHETAFASYLGLAGSEAVRSGKRLGILNLDAHFDLREAPVPSSGTPFLQMAEAEAAAGREFRYAVVGISEPNNTRALFNTARRLGVSYLLDEDCEAERVRTFVAEFLDGVDMLYLTIDLDVLPAAVAPGVSAPAAYGVPLAVISAVCRQVARSGKLLHVDVAELNPAFDIDGRTARVAARLVSTLLQ
- a CDS encoding copper resistance CopC family protein, yielding MRSIRRQLFKIVLGTAVFAAAFLGAAGPASAHDSAESSSPAPDATVGVPPEKVSVTFNNTPQGIGARFSIKDAGGAEWSDGPVKIVDKVASQQLRPGGPAGKYTVTWRVAGSDSHPLEGTFSFTATAGAVPGATPSGSSSPGSSTSGSSTAPAVVPSMGTARPGTTESPAPVGDASQPFPWSLVVFAAVAIGLLVAIGIMAKRRLAGSEGPGAGSEGPGEDAG
- a CDS encoding NCS2 family permease, whose translation is MLKQGSALDRYFKVTERGSNLSREIRGGFATFFAMSYIVVLNPLILSGADSNGTTLGFAAVAAVTALVAGILTILMGAWGRHPFALATGLGVNAFVAVTVATNPGLSWPDMMGLVVISGVTMLILVLTGFRTAVFRAVPEGLKTAIVVGIGLFIALIGLVNAGFVRRIPDAAGTTVPVGLGFDGKLLGWPTAVFVFGLVLTIALVVRKVKGAILIGIISSTVISVLLEGTLHIGPSVQQDKPFNPQGWSLVAPQFTDWAAPDLSLIGKANPFGAFGHLGFVAATLLAFVILLSIFFDAMGTMVGLANEAGTVDRHGNIPDVDRVLQVDALGAILGGGASVSSNQIYVEAGAGIGEGARTGVASIVTGLLFLVAMFFTPLINLVPFEAVAPALVVVGFMMVSQVGKIDWRDWGIAIPAFLTLTLMPFTYSIANGLGAGFIAYVLISTVQGRIRDIHPLMWAVAAAFLLFFSVGTIEAALGMH
- a CDS encoding NAD(P)/FAD-dependent oxidoreductase; translation: MNVGTEQTTTVVIGTGLSGLAVAAELRRRGVDSIVVDGLDILGAGQPANTASLQRCDAADSDSLRERNEILRHLRIYAASHGMDVRNTTRAVQLTMVGGAPTGPTDEPFVRQWEVHTPTGILLADHIVLTRCAHSQLRRMLNDFGITVGRNLVSAMRAIGIYLVGVGELITPSPKEVLRQAKTVGQAISAKVNPENTPNLLTGSLAILPA
- a CDS encoding universal stress protein, which gives rise to MGAQETHRDRDSGGNSAAPRGIVVGVDGSDHGQCALVWAAREAERRRRPLHIVTAYSVPIFAASGLDGGYATVDDSVIREGAEAIVRQAVDKVSGYSVDVDASVENGDASGVLLEMSETAELLVFGTRGRGGFVGRLLGSVSSALPAHAKCPTVTVPLICADRLGETTEDKRIKAEQAKMGHQRVENVVVVGVDGSEQARVAVLEAASQAERMGATLRVVCAVPQYSGSLAWVPAPMDRKALFADIRMQLDAGMTWLKSHYPHLSMESELKDGSPVEVLVEASKHVELVVVGTRGRGGFTGMLLGSTSDGVLHHAKGPVMVVPDREDLRLADRASFGPILGAA